ACTCATCCGATCATCCTTCCAAATTATAAAGATGGAACGGATGGTGTCCACGCTCTTTTATGTTCTACTTCTTCCGTATTTCCCGCTTCTTCTACTTCTAAATCAAAAATCTTCGCAAATAAGGCTAATTTTTCACTTGCTCCCTCTTCAGCAGCTAGTTCTTTCGCTACTAAAATTGGGTCTTTTAGCAATTGATTAATAATACTTTTCGTATGTTTACTAATTACCTTTTTCTCACGATCACTAAGATTTGGTATTTTTCGTTCAAGGCTTTCCATCGTATCACTTTGAATTGCTAGCGCCTTATCACGTAGAGCCGATATTAACGGTACAACACCAAGCGTACTTAACCACGTTTTAAATAAAACCATTTCCTCTTCAATCATAAATTGAATTTTCTCTGCTTCCTTCAAACGCTCGGCACGGTTTGCTTCCACTACACCTTGCAGATCATCAATGTCATATAAGAAAGAGCCTTCTAATTCATCAATCGCAGGATCAATATCACGCGGTACTGCAATATCAACCATAAATAACGGACGACCAGAGCGCATTTTCTCCACTTTCGTCATCATCTCTTTCGTAATGACATACTCTGATGCACCCGTCGAACTAATTAAAATATCCGCTTCCAATAATGCACATTGCAATTCACTTAAAGGCTTTGCATGTCCCATATATTTCTCAGCCATTACTTCTGCTTTCGAAAGCGTTCTATTCATAACTGTTACTTTACGAGCACCGCTTCCATATAAATTTTGCAGAGCAAGTTCCCCCATCTTACCAGCACCAAGAATAAGTACATGACAATCTGTTAACTCACCAAATATTTTCCTTCCAAGTTCAACAGCAGCATAACTAACAGACATCGCACTTTCACCAATCGTTGTCTCTGAGTGCGCACGTTTCGCTAACGTAACCACTTGCTTAAACAACTCATTAAAAATTGTGCCTGTCGTTTTTACTTGCTGCGCTTCTAAAAAGCTATCTTTTATTTGGCCTAAAATCTGTGTTTCTCCAACTACCATAGAATCTAAACCGCACGTTACGCGGAATAAATGATCTATTGCACCATCTTGTTCAAAAATAGTTAAGTATGGTGCGACTTCGTCTATTTCAAGCTGAAACCAATCAGCTAAAAACTTCTTAATATAATACCGTCCCGTGTGTAATTGATCGACGACAGCGTAAATCTCAGTGCGATTACAAGTTGATACAATGACATTTTCTAGCACGCTCTTTTGATTTTGTAATGTAGTCATTGCTTGCTCTAGCTCTGCTGCCTGAAATGTGAGTTTCTCACGAAATTCTACAGGGGCTGTTCGATAATTTACACTAACAACAAGAATATGCACGCAGCATGTCCCCCTTCACCCGTTTTATCACTTTATCTACTATCATAATACAACTTTCCTCTTATGAATCTGACAATCGTGTGAACAACCGATTATTTTTTATTTATTCTCCGTATGTTAACGAAGGAGATTCCGTATAACTAATAAAAAACTTTCTACTTTATAATGATTATAAATTAATAACTCTATTTGTACGTTACCAAAAAAAGTCCTCATAATCAAGTGATGGAAACTATTCCATATTAATTATAACATCATCTTTTCTATCTTCTTTCATCATGAAGGAAAATATGTATGATTGTTCCAAAATATAGTACTCACTTTCTCAATGCAATGTATTTGACATCGTATTTATTTTTCGTTATATTGGTTTTACAAAATTAAATTGTGCACAATTTAAAAGAGAGGTGTTGCTGATGAAAGAAGATTCTTTGCAACTAGATAACCAACTTTGTTTTTCTATTTACGCTTGTTCAAGAGAAGTTACCCGTTTTTATCGGCCCTATTTAGAAGAAATGGGCATTACGTATCCCCAGTACATTACGTTACTCGTACTATGGGAGCAAGACGGACTAACAGTAAAAGAAATTGGCGAACGCCTATTTTTAGATTCCGGCACTTTAACACCCATGTTAAAACGCATGGAATCATTAAAACTTGTAAAACGTGTTCGTTCAAAAGAAGATGAGCGAAAAGTTTGTATTGAATTAACAGAACAAGGCAAGGATTTAAAAGAAAAGACTTGTTCATTACCGACAACGATGGCTACAAATTTAGGAATTACAGAGCAAGAATATCGTTCTTTATTAATTCAATTAAATAAACTAATTGAAACAATGAAAACCATTAATGATAGAAAAGGGGAATAAACATGGATAAATTATATACTGCTTCAGTAACAGCAACAGGTGGAAGAAACGGGAAAGTAGTTTCAGATGATGGCATATTAAACCTTGATGTAAAAATGCCGAAAGCACTAGGTGGTGCAGGCGGAGAGGCAACAAATCCAGAACAACTATTTGCTGCTGGTTATGCAGCTTGCTTTGATAGTGCATTACAACTTGTCATTCGTACAAAACGTGTGAAAGTGGAAAGTACAGAAGTAACTGCTCACGTTTCTATCGGAAAAGATACAGATGGTGGTTTCGGCCTATCTGCTGTACTTGATGTACATGTCGCTGGCGTTTCACATAGTGAAGCACAAGAACTTGTAGAAGCTGCTCACGGGGTGTGTCCGTACTCTAAAGCAACACGAGGGAATATTGAAGTAACATTAAACGTACGCTAAAAGTGTATAAAGAAAAAAACGCGCGACATTCGTCACGCGTTTTTTGTTTTTGTCATTTTATGAATTGCTTTCCATGCCTCTTCTTTTCCAAGTCCTGTTTCAGAAGAGAATAGAACGATTTCATCGCCAATTTCAACAGCAAGCGTTTCTTTTACAACTTTTAAATGCTTTTGCCATTTCCCTTTCGGAATTTTATCGGCTTTCGTTGCAATAATAATTGTTGGGATTTCATAATGCTTTAAGAAATCATACATCATCACGTCATCTTTTGTTGGCTGGTGACGTAAATCAACTACTAATACAGCTGCGTCTAATTGCTCACGTGTTGTAAAGTACGTTTCAATCATCTTGCCCCATGCCGCGCGCTCCGTTTTAGATACTTTCGCATATCCATAACCTGGAACGTCAACAAAATGCATCATTTCATTGATTAAGAAAAAGTTCAGTGTTTGCGTTTTTCCTGGTTTAGAAGAAATACGTACTAACTTTTTACGATTTAAAATTTTATTAATGAAGGAAGACTTCCCGACATTTGAACGACCTGCTAATGCAATTTCTGGTAAATCACTGTCTGGATATTGTTCTGGTTTAACAGCACTAATTACAATATCTGCTTTTGTTACTTTCATTGTTTCACTCCTACTAATGCGTGCTCCAATACTTCATCTAAATGAGATGCAAGCACAAACGTAAGGTTTTCTTTTACGCTCTCTGGAATATCATCTAAATCTTTCTCGTTTTCTGCTGGCAAAATAATTTTTGTTAAGCCTGCGCGGTGAGCACTTAATGTTTTTTCTTTTAAACCACCAATTGGTAATACACGACCACGAAGTGTAATTTCACCTGTCATACCTACTTCTTTACTTACAGGAATACCTGTTAGTGCCGAAATAAGTGCCGTTGCCATCGTAATACCTGCTGACGGTCCATCTTTTGGAACTGCTCCTTCTGGAACATGAATATGAATATCATTTTTCTCATGGAAATTCGGATCGATCTGCAACTCTTCTGCACGAGAACGAATATAACTAAACGCTGCTTGTGCTGATTCTTTCATAACATCCCCAAGTTTCCCTGTTAAAATTAATTTCCCTTTACCTGGCGCTACAGACACTTCAATAGCAAGTGTATCACCACCAGCTGCTGTGTAAGCTAAACCAGTCGCCATACCAACTTGGTCTGTCTTCTCAGCTTGTCCGTAACGGAATATGTGCTTGCCAAGTAAATCAACAACATTTTTCTCCGTTACAACAATTCGCTTGCGTTCTGCTGTAACAATGATTTTTGCTGCTTTACGACAAACTTTTGCAATTTGACGCTCTAGTGTACGAACACCAGCCTCACGTGTATAATAACGAATAATTTCAAGAAGCGCTTCATCACGTACTTGTAAATTACCTTTTCGTAAGCCATGCTCTTTTAATTGTTTCGGCAGTAAATGTTCACGAGCAATGTGTACCTTTTCAAGTTCTGTATAACCAGCAATCGAAATGATTTCCATACGGTCAAGCAACGGACCTGGAATACTTGAAAGTGTATTAGCAGTTGCTACAAACATAACTTTCGATAGATCATATGGTTCTTCAATGTAATGATCACTAAAGTTATGGTTTTGTTCTGGATCTAACACTTCAAGTAATGCTGCTGATGGATCTCCACGGAAATCGTTAGACATTTTATCAATCTCATCTAATAAGAAGACTGGATTAACTGTTTTCGCCTTTTTCATACCTTGAATAATGCGTCCCGGCATTGCTCCAACATACGTACGGCGGTGACCACGAATTTCAGACTCATCACGTACACCGCCAAGGGATACACGGACAAAGTTACGATTCAATGATGTTGCGATAGAACGAGCTAACGAAGTTTTTCCGACCCCAGGAGGTCCTACTAAACAAAGAATAGGGCCTTTTAATGAGTTAGTCAATTTTTGTACAGCTAAATATTCAAGCACTCGCTCTTTTACTTTTTCAAGGCCGTAATGATCTTTATTTAAAATCTCTTCAGAATGAACAAGATCAATCATATCCTCTGTCGCTTCTGTCCACGGAAGAGCTAATAACCAATCCATATAATTGCGAATAACACCGCTCTCCGCAGAACTTGCTGGTAACTTTTCATAACGGTCTAATTCCTTCAGTGCAGCCTTCATTGTTTCTTCAGGCATTCCTGACTGTTCAATTTTTTCACGAAGTTCTTCAACTTCCCCGCCCTTACCTTCTTTATCGCCAAGTTCAGTTTGAATCGCCTTCATTTGCTCACGTAAGAAATATTCTTTTTGCGTGCGCTCCATTGAACGTTTCACTTTTTGTCCAATTTTCTTTTCTAGGCTAAGCAACTCTTGTTCATCTTGAATAATTGAAATAAGTGTATGTAATCGTTCCTTCACAGATACAATCTCTAAGATTTCTTGTTTCTGCTTCGTTTTAATCGGCAAGTGAGAAGCAATTAAATCAGCTAGCCTTCCCGGTTCTTCTACATCAGCTACCGTTGCAAATGTTTCATTTGAAACTTTTTTCGAAACTTTAATATATTGTTCGAAATGCTCCAGTAACGTACGCATAAGAGCTTTCTCTTCTAAATCATCTTCTACTTCTTCCGTTACCGTTTTAATTGAAACTTGCACTATATTTTCTTCTTCGATAAACTCTACTACTTCTGCTCTATGTAAACCTTCCACAAGGACACGAAGCGTACCGTTCGGCAATTTAAGCATCTGCTTCACTTTCGCCACTGTACCTACACTATATATGTCATCTTCTTTCGGATCATCGATATTCATTTCTTTTTGCATTGCTAAAAAGATGATATTTTCATCCATTGCCGCCTGCTCTAGTGCTTGTATCGATTTATCACGTCCTACATCAAGATGCAGAACCATCGTTGGATATACGAGAACGCCTCTTAATGGTAGGAGGGGCACAATTCTTTCGTTCGTATTCATACTAGACATAGCACCTCCATAATAAATTAAACTCCTGTTCAACTATTTTATATTACAATACATCTAGATGCAATTGCAGAGATTATCCGCAATTGTTAATATCTTGTTTTTTCTCCCTTATGAAAAGAAAAAAGACTCCGCTTAAGCATACAAACTTAAACGAAGTCTGGCAAATTTTATTATCGTTTATTCTTACATTGATTGTGCATCTGTTTCGTCCAAAGCAGTCTGTACATCAATCTCACGATGCATATTTTCCTGCATAAATGTTAATTCAAATACTTCTTTTAATTTACGGACAGGAATGATTTCAATTCCCTTTATTGTATACAAAAATGGTTGCATGTTTTCAGCCGGAATAATGACTTTCTTAGCCCCCGCTTTTTTCGCAGCTTTTATTTTTGCGTACACACCACCAATAGGCTTCACTTCTCCGTGGATACTTATTTCACCTGTCATCGCTACTTCATTATTCACATATGTACGATGCACCGCTGAATAAACACCCGTTGCCATAGCAATCCCTGCCGAAGGACCATCAATCGGGATACCGCCCGGAAAGTTAATATGTATATCATAGCCTTCTGGAAGTACATCTAGAGAACGGAGTACTGTTAATACGTTATCAACAGAACCTTTCGCCATACTTTTACGGCGGATTGATTTCGTTTGACTCCCAATACTTTCCTCTTCCACAATACCAGTTACATTTACTGATCCTTTATCTTTCGCAGGAATAGCTGTTACCTCAATTTCTAATAAAGCGCCTGTATTCGGTCCATATACAGCAAGCCCATTCACAAGGCCAATCCTTGGAATTGGATAAATGTGCTTTTCATACTTTGGTGTAAGTTGGCTCGAATGAACAACCCACTCAATATCTTCATCTTTAATGAAAGAACGTTCTTCATTTATCGCCATACCAGCAGAAATTTGTACGAGATTAATCGCTTCCCGTCCATTTCTTGCATACATTCCAATCATTTCAATACCGTTCTCACCTATTTGCATTTCCACTTTGTCAGCTGCATTCTTCGCTACTTTTTGAATTTCTTCTGTTTCTAACTCCCGGAAGAACACTTCTAAACACCGCGACCGAATTGCAGGAGGAATTTCCTCTGGCGAACGAGTCGTTGCACCAACTAAGCGAAAATCGGCTGGTAAACCTTTTTGAAAGATATCATGTATATACGTTGGAATCATCGAATTTTCTTCACTATAGTACGCACTTTCCAAAAATACTTTCCGATCTTCTAACACCTTTAACATTTTGTTCATTTGAATCGGATGTAACTCACCAATCTCATCAATAAACAAAATGCCTCCATGTGCATCTGTTACAGCCCCTTTTTTCGGTTGCGGGATACCCGCTTGCCCCATTGCACCCGCTCCTTGATAAATTGGATCATGGACTGAACCAATTAAAGGATCTGCAATACCACGTTCATCAAACCTAGCTGTCGTCGCATCAAGTTCAATAAATGTTGCATTCGTACGAAATGGTGATTTCGGGTTTCGTTTCGCTTCTTCTAATACAAGGCGTGCTGCCGCTGTCTTTCCGACACCTGGCGGACCATATATGATTACATGTTGCGGATTAGGACCACAAAGAGCCGCTTTTAACGACTTAATCCCGTCTTCTTGCCCTACAATGTCTAAAAAGGATGTAGGACGCACCTTTTCCGCAAGTGGCTCTGTTAAAGAAATCTCACGCATTTTACGAAGCTGCTCCAATTCTTTTTTCGATTCTCGATCAATTGAAACTTTTTGTGTTCGCTGATTTCGAAGTAAATGCCAAAAGTACAATCCGACAATTACACCAAAAACAAGTTGAACAAGTAAAAATATATTTGTCCAGCTCATAATTCATTTCCTCCCGCTATGTTTTATCATTTAGTATTTCCTGGGAGGAATAGTGCTAAACATAAAGAAAAACAGCAATTATAAAAATTGCTGTTTCTTCTTCGCATTATGCAGATGTTTTTGTATCAAGTACAGTACCGTCTTGTAACACCAATTTTGGCGGTGCATTATCAGCTACTGTTTC
This genomic interval from Bacillus cereus contains the following:
- the hemA gene encoding glutamyl-tRNA reductase; protein product: MHILVVSVNYRTAPVEFREKLTFQAAELEQAMTTLQNQKSVLENVIVSTCNRTEIYAVVDQLHTGRYYIKKFLADWFQLEIDEVAPYLTIFEQDGAIDHLFRVTCGLDSMVVGETQILGQIKDSFLEAQQVKTTGTIFNELFKQVVTLAKRAHSETTIGESAMSVSYAAVELGRKIFGELTDCHVLILGAGKMGELALQNLYGSGARKVTVMNRTLSKAEVMAEKYMGHAKPLSELQCALLEADILISSTGASEYVITKEMMTKVEKMRSGRPLFMVDIAVPRDIDPAIDELEGSFLYDIDDLQGVVEANRAERLKEAEKIQFMIEEEMVLFKTWLSTLGVVPLISALRDKALAIQSDTMESLERKIPNLSDREKKVISKHTKSIINQLLKDPILVAKELAAEEGASEKLALFAKIFDLEVEEAGNTEEVEHKRAWTPSVPSL
- a CDS encoding MarR family winged helix-turn-helix transcriptional regulator; this encodes MKEDSLQLDNQLCFSIYACSREVTRFYRPYLEEMGITYPQYITLLVLWEQDGLTVKEIGERLFLDSGTLTPMLKRMESLKLVKRVRSKEDERKVCIELTEQGKDLKEKTCSLPTTMATNLGITEQEYRSLLIQLNKLIETMKTINDRKGE
- the lon gene encoding endopeptidase La — protein: MSSMNTNERIVPLLPLRGVLVYPTMVLHLDVGRDKSIQALEQAAMDENIIFLAMQKEMNIDDPKEDDIYSVGTVAKVKQMLKLPNGTLRVLVEGLHRAEVVEFIEEENIVQVSIKTVTEEVEDDLEEKALMRTLLEHFEQYIKVSKKVSNETFATVADVEEPGRLADLIASHLPIKTKQKQEILEIVSVKERLHTLISIIQDEQELLSLEKKIGQKVKRSMERTQKEYFLREQMKAIQTELGDKEGKGGEVEELREKIEQSGMPEETMKAALKELDRYEKLPASSAESGVIRNYMDWLLALPWTEATEDMIDLVHSEEILNKDHYGLEKVKERVLEYLAVQKLTNSLKGPILCLVGPPGVGKTSLARSIATSLNRNFVRVSLGGVRDESEIRGHRRTYVGAMPGRIIQGMKKAKTVNPVFLLDEIDKMSNDFRGDPSAALLEVLDPEQNHNFSDHYIEEPYDLSKVMFVATANTLSSIPGPLLDRMEIISIAGYTELEKVHIAREHLLPKQLKEHGLRKGNLQVRDEALLEIIRYYTREAGVRTLERQIAKVCRKAAKIIVTAERKRIVVTEKNVVDLLGKHIFRYGQAEKTDQVGMATGLAYTAAGGDTLAIEVSVAPGKGKLILTGKLGDVMKESAQAAFSYIRSRAEELQIDPNFHEKNDIHIHVPEGAVPKDGPSAGITMATALISALTGIPVSKEVGMTGEITLRGRVLPIGGLKEKTLSAHRAGLTKIILPAENEKDLDDIPESVKENLTFVLASHLDEVLEHALVGVKQ
- a CDS encoding organic hydroperoxide resistance protein translates to MDKLYTASVTATGGRNGKVVSDDGILNLDVKMPKALGGAGGEATNPEQLFAAGYAACFDSALQLVIRTKRVKVESTEVTAHVSIGKDTDGGFGLSAVLDVHVAGVSHSEAQELVEAAHGVCPYSKATRGNIEVTLNVR
- the lonB gene encoding ATP-dependent protease LonB, whose translation is MSWTNIFLLVQLVFGVIVGLYFWHLLRNQRTQKVSIDRESKKELEQLRKMREISLTEPLAEKVRPTSFLDIVGQEDGIKSLKAALCGPNPQHVIIYGPPGVGKTAAARLVLEEAKRNPKSPFRTNATFIELDATTARFDERGIADPLIGSVHDPIYQGAGAMGQAGIPQPKKGAVTDAHGGILFIDEIGELHPIQMNKMLKVLEDRKVFLESAYYSEENSMIPTYIHDIFQKGLPADFRLVGATTRSPEEIPPAIRSRCLEVFFRELETEEIQKVAKNAADKVEMQIGENGIEMIGMYARNGREAINLVQISAGMAINEERSFIKDEDIEWVVHSSQLTPKYEKHIYPIPRIGLVNGLAVYGPNTGALLEIEVTAIPAKDKGSVNVTGIVEEESIGSQTKSIRRKSMAKGSVDNVLTVLRSLDVLPEGYDIHINFPGGIPIDGPSAGIAMATGVYSAVHRTYVNNEVAMTGEISIHGEVKPIGGVYAKIKAAKKAGAKKVIIPAENMQPFLYTIKGIEIIPVRKLKEVFELTFMQENMHREIDVQTALDETDAQSM
- the ysxC gene encoding ribosome biogenesis GTP-binding protein YsxC, with amino-acid sequence MKVTKADIVISAVKPEQYPDSDLPEIALAGRSNVGKSSFINKILNRKKLVRISSKPGKTQTLNFFLINEMMHFVDVPGYGYAKVSKTERAAWGKMIETYFTTREQLDAAVLVVDLRHQPTKDDVMMYDFLKHYEIPTIIIATKADKIPKGKWQKHLKVVKETLAVEIGDEIVLFSSETGLGKEEAWKAIHKMTKTKNA